One window of Alosa sapidissima isolate fAloSap1 chromosome 21, fAloSap1.pri, whole genome shotgun sequence genomic DNA carries:
- the maco1a gene encoding LOW QUALITY PROTEIN: macoilin-1 (The sequence of the model RefSeq protein was modified relative to this genomic sequence to represent the inferred CDS: inserted 1 base in 1 codon) has product MKRRNADCSKLRRPLKRNRITEGIHSSTFLYLKFLVVWALVLLADFVLEFRFEYLWPFWLFIRSVYDSFRYQGLAFSVFFVCVAFTSDIICLLFIPVQWLFFAASTYVWVQYVWHTERGVCLPTVSLWILFVYIEAAIRFKDLKNFHVDLCRPFAAHCIGYPVVTLGFGFKSYVSYKMRLRKQKEVQKENEFYMQLLQQALPPEQQMLQRQEREAEEAAVTKGTSDGDSTAVSQNGAPASKKLPATLPELEYREKGSKDGGGGGGKDREAKKQQQHQQQHSIGINNNILHTVDSKLQELEYMENHLSSKRLNNELGDSAENLLVREDNNSSTSSSSSSSSSNKNYKNATGGXSSSPRSHSSTNGSVPSSSSGSSSSNKNEKKQKCSGGKSPAAHKDTMENCIPNNQLSKPDALVRLEQDIKKLKADLQASRQLEQDLRSQISSLSSAERSMRSELGQLRQENELLQNRLHNAVQAKQKDKQTIVQLEKRLKAEQEGRAAAEKQLADEKKRKKMEEATAARAVALAAASRGECTDSLRGRIRELESECKKLTQDMKLKEEQIRELEVKAQELRKYKENEKETEVLMSALSAMQDKTQHLENSLSAETRIKLDLFSALGDAKRQLEIAQGQIMQKEQEIKELKQKIAEVMAVMPSISYTSEANSMSPVAPHYSSKFMDTSPSSLDPNASVYQPLKK; this is encoded by the exons TACCTTCCTTTACCTGAAATTCTTGGTGGTGTGGGCTCTGGTGCTTTTGGCGGATTTTGTTCTGGAATTCAGGTTTGAGTACCTGTGGCCCTTTTGGCTCTTCATAAGGAGTGTGTATGACTCTTTCAGGTACCAGGGACTG gctttctctgtgtttttcgtATGCGTTGCATTTACTTCAGACATCATATGCCTCCTCTTCATCCCAGTACAGTGGCTCTTCTTTGCTGCCAGCACATATGTCTGGGTGCAGTATGTATGGCACACAG AAAGAGGCGTGTGTCTGCCAACTGTATCCCTGTGGATACTTTTTGTCTACATCGAAGCAGCCATCCGGTTCAAAGACTTGAAAAACTTCCATGTTGACCTCTGCCGTCCCTTCGCTGCCCACTG CATCGGCTACCCGGTGGTGACGCTGGGCTTTGGCTTCAAGAGCTATGTCAGCTACAAGATGCGCTTGCGCAAGCAGAAGGAGGTGCAGAAGGAGAATGAGTTCTACATGCAGCTGCTTCAGCAGGCCCTGCCACCAGAGCAACAGATGCTCCAGAGGCAGGAGAGGGAGGCCGAGgaag CAGCAGTGACCAAGGGCACGTCAGACGGCGACTCCACAGCAGTGTCTCAGAACGGCGCACCCGCCTCCAAGAAGCTGCCTGCCACGCTGCCCGAGCTGGAATACCGGGAGAAAGGCAGCAAAgacggtggtggtggcggcggcaAAGACCGCGAggccaaaaaacaacaacaacatcagcaACAGCACAGCATAGgcatcaacaacaacatcctGCACACAGTGGACTCCAAGCTCCAGGAACTGGAGTACATGGAGAACCACCTGAGCAGCAAGAGACTCAATAACGAGCTGGGCGACAGCGCCGAGAACCTGCTCGTCCGAGAAG acaacaactcctcaacttcctcttcctcctcctcctcctcgtccaatAAGAACTATAAAAACGCCACAGGGG GGAGCTCGTCGCCGCGCAGCCACAGCTCCACCAATGGCAGCGTGCCCTCGTCATCCTCGGGCTCCTCCTCGTCCAATAAGAACGAGAAGAAGCAGAAGTGTTCGGGCGGGAAGAGCCCAGCTGCGCACAAGGACACAATGGAGAACTGCATCCCCAACAACCAGCTGAGTAAGCCGGATGCACTCGTGCG gctggagcaGGACATCAAGAAGCTGAAGGCAGACCTGCAGGCGAGCCGGCAGCTGGAGCAGGACCTGCGCAGCCAGATCAGCTCGCTGAGCAGTGCCGAGCGGAGCATGCGCTCTGAGCTGGGCCAGCTGCGCCAGGAGAACGAGCTGCTGCAGAACCG GCTCCACAACGCAGTGCAGGCCAAGCAGAAGGACAAGCAGACCATCGTGCAGCTGGAGAAGCGCCTGAAGGCCGAGCAGGAGGGCCGTGCCGCTGCCGAAAAGCAGCTTGCCGacgagaagaagaggaagaagatggAGGAAGCCACAGCGGCACGCGCGGTCGCTCTGGCCGCAGCCTCTAg AGGCGAGTGTACAGACTCACTGCGCGGCCGTATCCGTGAGCTGGAGTCGGAGTGCAAGAAGCTCACGCAGGACATGAAGCTGAAGGAGGAACAGATCCGAGAGCTGGAGGTCAAGGCACAG GAGCTGCGTAAATATAAGGAGAACGAGAAGGAGACGGAGGTGCTGATGTCGGCCCTGTCGGCCATGCAGGATAAGACCCAGCACCTGGAGAACAGCCTGAGCGCAGAGACCAGGATCAAGCTGGACCTCTTCTCCGCTCTGGGCGACGCCAAGAGGCAGCTGGAGATCGCGCAAG GTCAGATTATGCAGAAGGAGCAGGAGATCAAGGAGCTGAAGCAGAAGATTGCAGAGGTGATGGCCGTCATGCCCAGCATCTCCTACACCAGCGAGGCCAACAGCATGAGCCCTGTGGCGCCCCACTACTCCTCCAAGTTCATGGACACCAGTCCCTCCAGCCTGGACCCCAACGCCTCCGTCTACCAGCCCCTCAAAAAGTGA